From Bombus vancouverensis nearcticus chromosome 15, iyBomVanc1_principal, whole genome shotgun sequence, the proteins below share one genomic window:
- the blp gene encoding mitochondrial import inner membrane translocase subunit Tim16: MAKHLVQIIIMGTQVVVKAFTRALRQEIAASQAAAHKTGGGARGTQHVAANYKTGISLEEALQILNVERVDEVEAIERNYKHLMEVNDRSKGGSFYIQSKIVRAKERIDEELKTMKTPPPNSNSIQQNVSKKL, from the coding sequence ATGGCAAAACACTTAGTACAAATAATTATAATGGGTACACAAGTCGTTGTTAAAGCATTTACACGTGCATTACGACAAGAAATTGCAGCAAGTCAAGCTGCTGCACATAAAACAGGTGGTGGAGCAAGAGGTACTCAACACGTCGCAGCCAATTACAAGACTGGTATTTCTTTGGAAGAAGCACTACAAATATTGAATGTTGAACGTGTGGATGAAGTAGAAGCTATTGAACGTAACTATAAGCATCTTATGGAAGTTAATGATAGATCAAAAGGTGGTTCTTTTTATATTCAGTCAAAAATTGTACGTGCTAAAGAACGTATTGACGAAGAACTAAAAACTATGAAGACTCCTCCCCCAAACAGTAATTCTATACAACAAAATGTTTCAAAAAAACTGTAA
- the Exd2 gene encoding exonuclease 3'-5' domain-containing 2 isoform X2: MWPFSHWQNWIYSSKIERVASYEDGQKILADYGCRVSSTIDLRTLAARVKLPSPQSLAAMSLQYLGLEMDKLIEIRCGNWDAGTLTDEQVAYAACDAIASVLIYDQITQKMKEKYSLWEILKNYIKSMCNKNLNMHFHCVPNDVIDTRFKAQHEHTTITENNHFGKNTRNYKANNNTIRKNNVPTRNKPLYHNCYLQAPDGEILCTCDRKKAEWYLTKGLGEVIEKEPLTVRLKFEPSGRALGQVGQYYTQIKINQCVVCGTSDKFIRKNVVPREYRKYFPLVMKAHQSHDILLLCPSCHEISNYHDLQLRRKLADMCDAPLVGPLTHIRNKNVDNSRKLHSAVKALRERTTLPDARRKDLEHYILECTNEKQVTPILLDVLNKKLENTISIPNPDQPKCQPHGLKVVQYFHKKEGGLVELERMWREHFLLTMKPKYLPNLWSVHHNQERLIIHQSQNRIKPEDAKVAGLAY; encoded by the exons ATGTGGCCTTTTTCGCATTGGCAAAATTGGATATATTCCTCAAAAATTGAAA GAGTTGCTTCATATGAGGATGGACAGAAGATATTAGCAGATTATGGGTGTAGAGTTAGCAGTACAATTGATTTAAGGACATTAGCAGCACGAGTGAAGCTACCAAGTCCACAAAGTTTAGCTGCAATGAGTTTGCAATATTTAGGCTTGGAAATGGATAAATTGATAGAAATTAGGTGCGGCAATTGGGATGCTGGCACTCTTACTGACGAGCAAGTAGCATATGCTGCTTGTGATGCAATTGCATCTGTTCTTATTTATGACCAA atTACGCAGAAAATGAAAGAGAAGTATTCATTGTGGGAaatcttaaaaaattatataaaaagtatGTGTAATAAAAATCTAAATATGCATTTTCATTGTGTACCTAATGATGTAATTGATACGAG GTTCAAGGCTCAACATGAACACACAACTATTACAGAAAATAATCATTTTGGCAAGAATACCAGAAATTACAAAGCAAATAATAACACTATACGTAAAAATAATGTACCTACAAGAAATAAACCATTATATCATAATTGTTACTTACAAGCACCAGATGGAGAAATATTATGTACATGTGATCGTAAAAAAGCAGAATGGTATCTTACAAAAGGATTAGGAGAAGTAATTGAAAAGGAACCACTTACCGTCAGGTTAAAATTTGAACCTTCTGGGCGAGCTTTGGGACAGGTTGGACAGTATTACACACAAATTAAAATCAATCAGTGTGTGGTTTGTGGAACATCAGATAAGTTTATTAGAAAAAACGTTGTACCTCGAGAATATCGTAAATATTTTCCAT TGGTGATGAAAGCACATCAATCTCacgatatattattattatgtccATCTTGTCATGAAATTAGCAATTATCATGATCTGCAGCTCAGAAGAAAGCTAGCAGACATGTGCGACGCACCTTTAGTTGGCCCATTGACACATATACGTAATAAAAATGTAGATAATTCAAGGAAGTTACATTCAGCTGTTAAAGCTTTAAGAGAAAGAACAACTTTGCCTGATGCACGACGTAAAGATTTAGAACattatattttagaatgtaCAAATGAGAAACAAGTTACACCAATTCTGCTTGATGTATTAAACAAAAAATTAGAGAACACAATATCAATACCCAATCCTGATCAACCTAAATGCCAACCTCATGGTTTAAAG gttgttcaatattttcataaaaaggaAGGCGGTTTAGTAGAATTGGAACGTATGTGGAGGGAACATTTTCTTCTGACTATGAAGCCAAAGTATCTACCAAATCTATGGTCTGTTCATCACAATcaagaaagattaattattcaTCAATCACAAAACAGAATTAAACCAGAAGATGCAAAGGTAGCTGGTTTGGCATactga
- the Exd2 gene encoding exonuclease 3'-5' domain-containing 2 isoform X1 produces MHPVRGNMFLVCVTVGLVLLASKYHKNVFQSVRHLCQCINSKSCKQSDNKKKDLKITLDKIILADTPEKCDYAIQRIHCNLSNDVLGFDCEWVNEGSVSLLQLATFNGVCGLFRIGKIGYIPQKLKDLLANKDILKVGVASYEDGQKILADYGCRVSSTIDLRTLAARVKLPSPQSLAAMSLQYLGLEMDKLIEIRCGNWDAGTLTDEQVAYAACDAIASVLIYDQITQKMKEKYSLWEILKNYIKSMCNKNLNMHFHCVPNDVIDTRFKAQHEHTTITENNHFGKNTRNYKANNNTIRKNNVPTRNKPLYHNCYLQAPDGEILCTCDRKKAEWYLTKGLGEVIEKEPLTVRLKFEPSGRALGQVGQYYTQIKINQCVVCGTSDKFIRKNVVPREYRKYFPLVMKAHQSHDILLLCPSCHEISNYHDLQLRRKLADMCDAPLVGPLTHIRNKNVDNSRKLHSAVKALRERTTLPDARRKDLEHYILECTNEKQVTPILLDVLNKKLENTISIPNPDQPKCQPHGLKVVQYFHKKEGGLVELERMWREHFLLTMKPKYLPNLWSVHHNQERLIIHQSQNRIKPEDAKVAGLAY; encoded by the exons ATGCATCCTGTAAGGGGCAACATGTTTCTCGTATGCGTAACTGTGGGCCTTGTACTTTTGGCCTCCAAATATCACAAAAATGTCTTTCAAAGTGTTAGACATCTCTGTCAATGTATAAACAGTAAAAGCTGTAAGCAAAGTGATAATAAGAAGAAAGATCTTAAAATCACATTGGACAAAATCATTTTAGCTGATACTCCAGAAAAATGTGATTATGCTATTCAACGTATTCATTG CAACTTGTCTAATGATGTGCTGGGTTTTGATTGTGAATGGGTCAATGAAGGATCTGTTTCTTTGCTTCAACTTGCTACATTTAATGGAGTATGTGGCCTTTTTCGCATTGGCAAAATTGGATATATTCCTCAAAAATTGAAA GATTTACTAGCTAATAAAGATATTCTTAAAGTAGGAGTTGCTTCATATGAGGATGGACAGAAGATATTAGCAGATTATGGGTGTAGAGTTAGCAGTACAATTGATTTAAGGACATTAGCAGCACGAGTGAAGCTACCAAGTCCACAAAGTTTAGCTGCAATGAGTTTGCAATATTTAGGCTTGGAAATGGATAAATTGATAGAAATTAGGTGCGGCAATTGGGATGCTGGCACTCTTACTGACGAGCAAGTAGCATATGCTGCTTGTGATGCAATTGCATCTGTTCTTATTTATGACCAA atTACGCAGAAAATGAAAGAGAAGTATTCATTGTGGGAaatcttaaaaaattatataaaaagtatGTGTAATAAAAATCTAAATATGCATTTTCATTGTGTACCTAATGATGTAATTGATACGAG GTTCAAGGCTCAACATGAACACACAACTATTACAGAAAATAATCATTTTGGCAAGAATACCAGAAATTACAAAGCAAATAATAACACTATACGTAAAAATAATGTACCTACAAGAAATAAACCATTATATCATAATTGTTACTTACAAGCACCAGATGGAGAAATATTATGTACATGTGATCGTAAAAAAGCAGAATGGTATCTTACAAAAGGATTAGGAGAAGTAATTGAAAAGGAACCACTTACCGTCAGGTTAAAATTTGAACCTTCTGGGCGAGCTTTGGGACAGGTTGGACAGTATTACACACAAATTAAAATCAATCAGTGTGTGGTTTGTGGAACATCAGATAAGTTTATTAGAAAAAACGTTGTACCTCGAGAATATCGTAAATATTTTCCAT TGGTGATGAAAGCACATCAATCTCacgatatattattattatgtccATCTTGTCATGAAATTAGCAATTATCATGATCTGCAGCTCAGAAGAAAGCTAGCAGACATGTGCGACGCACCTTTAGTTGGCCCATTGACACATATACGTAATAAAAATGTAGATAATTCAAGGAAGTTACATTCAGCTGTTAAAGCTTTAAGAGAAAGAACAACTTTGCCTGATGCACGACGTAAAGATTTAGAACattatattttagaatgtaCAAATGAGAAACAAGTTACACCAATTCTGCTTGATGTATTAAACAAAAAATTAGAGAACACAATATCAATACCCAATCCTGATCAACCTAAATGCCAACCTCATGGTTTAAAG gttgttcaatattttcataaaaaggaAGGCGGTTTAGTAGAATTGGAACGTATGTGGAGGGAACATTTTCTTCTGACTATGAAGCCAAAGTATCTACCAAATCTATGGTCTGTTCATCACAATcaagaaagattaattattcaTCAATCACAAAACAGAATTAAACCAGAAGATGCAAAGGTAGCTGGTTTGGCATactga
- the Pi4KIIalpha gene encoding phosphatidylinositol 4-kinase II alpha translates to MSDSEQRQLHVPYREYHSQNNTNTSALVETDALVDLSITSNNCLPVNECSELIPDVEFVPNLSNEQTIAIDSPGMDRESQPLLGRLELDVTFNRFPDDPQFSELVWQAELAIDNGISPERIYQGSSGSYFVKNPTGKIIGVFKPKDEEPYGRLNPKWTKWMHKLCCPCCFGRSCLIPNQGYLSEAGASLVDRKLGLGIVPNTRVVKLVSKTFNYPRLDRQKARMKQAIMDQFPTVGSHFNRIGLPPKVGSFQVFVDGYKDADYWLRRWENEPLSPRLSREFQLQFERLVILDYIIRNTDRGNDNWLIKYDNSKGKNGSEQGEVKIAAIDNGLAFPFKHPDSWRAYPYHWAWLSQAKQPFSDVTRELVLPQLSDQNFVQDLCDDLYQLFKQDKGFDRPHFDKQMSVMRGQILNLQQALKDAKSPVQLVQMPAVIVEKKYVQPSRAKSFAPVRTYKPPSKLFENNTTYHLSYLNVDHAEMRRSRSQPIRPKPALTKSDARFLGETTNQLSYKHIGSIPKTKPIIPRQRPMIGSGRMESVTTIRQDYPRKYVDKPEIIIPCGNIRLSSGKLDASTTAKLSYADPGCTEPTLNFKPIAIYYPPSEPILTDTTQKLSYQPVHIPERDTYSWQQKPIYQAPDVAMCGKTTYTESFLKNEEPCMEKPVRPTAANVFPIGGEFRSDTIYKQSYLQSAIVERVEPVIPCNAISKPDGKISTDTTSKLSYLPVQSERRLPILPRSRNMIGDGLMQSETTNRCDFVEKITLRPDLIIPCDNLRSPDTPIDDRTTTKLSYAKPGPIEWVKSFKPVVQYQRSEKIEYDTINKLSYQSWTPLPKEHIPWASKEKYQPPLDPMCADTIYQVSYPAPGYYEDTCMPADCECLDFKYDNLPAQICETVTCE, encoded by the exons ATGAGCGACTCCGAACAGCGGCAATTACACGTGCCTTATCGAGAATATCATAGCCAGAACAATACTAATACTTCTGCCTTAGTGGAAACTGATGCATTGGTAGATCTTTCAATCACATCTAACAATTGTTTGCCAGTAAATGAGTGTTCAGAACTAATACCAGACGTTGAATTTGTTCCCAATCTGAGCAACGAACAAACCATAGCCATTGATTCCCCTGGGATGGACCGGGAGAGTCAGCCTCTCCTTGGTCGACTGGAGCTGGATGTCACCTTTAATCGTTTCCCTG ATGATCCACAATTCTCTGAGTTAGTATGGCAGGCTGAATTGGCAATAGACAATGGAATCTCCCCCGAAAGGATATACCAAGGTTCTAGTGGCAGTTACTTTGTAAAAAATCCCACAGGG AAAATAATAGGTGTTTTTAAGCCAAAGGATGAAGAACCTTATGGAAGATTAAATCCAAAATGGACAAAATGGATGCACAAACTTTGTTGCCCGTGTTGTTTTGGGAGAAGTTGTTTAATTCCAAATCAAGGATACCTCAGTGAGGCGGGTGCAAGTTTAGTTGACCGTAAATTGGGTCTGGGTATAGTTCCAAATACTAGAGTAGTCAAACTTGTCAGTAAAACATTTAACTACCCACGCTTAGACCGTCAAAAAGCTCGTATGAAGCAAGCTATCATGGACCAGTTTCCTACAGTGGGATCTCATTTCAATCGTATTGGTTTGCCGCCGAAAGTTGGTTCTTTTCAAGTTTTCGTAGATGGTTACAAGGATGCTGATTACTGGTTGAGGCGATGGGAAAATGAACCTCTATCACCACGTCTTAGTAGAGAATTTCAACTTCAATTCGAACGCTTAGTTATTTTGGACTATATAATTAGAAATACTGACAGAG GTAATGATAACTGGTTAATTAAATACGATAATAGTAAAGGAAAAAACGGATCAGAACAGGGTGAAGTAAAAATAGCCGCTATAGATAATGGTTTGGCTTTTCCTTTTAAACATCCCGATTCATGGCGTGCTTATCCGTATCACTGGGCATGGTTAAGTCAAGCGAAACAACCATTTAGCGATGTAACGCGAGAACTTGTATTACCACAACTTTCGGATCAAAATTTTGTACAAGATCTTTGTGACGATTTATATCAATTATTTAAA CAAGATAAAGGTTTCGATCGACCTCATTTTGATAAACAAATGAGCGTAATGCGCGGTCAAATCTTGAACTTACAACAAGCTTTAAAGGATGCCAAAAGCCCTGTGCAGTTGGTACAAATGCCTGCTGTGATCGTTGAAaa GAAATACGTGCAACCGTCTCGAGCAAAGTCATTCGCTCCGGTGAGAACGTATAAGCCTCCTTcgaaattattcgaaaataaTACCACATATCACTTATCATATTTAAACGTGGATCATGCGGAAATGCGACGCAGCCGATCTCAACCTATCCGACCCAAACCTGCTCTCACTAAATCCGATGCTCGATTTCTCGGTGAAACGACTAATCAATTGAGTTACAAACACATTGGGAGTATTCCTAAAACAAAACCAATCATACCCAGGCAAAG GCCGATGATCGGATCTGGTCGAATGGAGTCTGTTACCACAATTCGTCAGGATTACCCGCGTAAATACGTGGACAAACCAGAAATTATAATACCTTGTGGGAACATTCGTTTAAGTTCCGGCAAGCTGGATGCTAGTACCACAGCGAAACTTTCTTATGCGGACCCAGGCTGTACGGAACCGACATTGAACTTCAAACCCATAGCGATTTACTATCCACCTAGTGAACCGATTCTTACTGATACTACACAGAAGTTAAGTTATCAACCTGTTCACATTCCAGAAAGAGATACGTACTCCTGGCAGCAGAAACCAATCTACca AGCTCCAGATGTTGCTATGTGCGGAAAGACAACGTACACTGAAAGTTTCTTAAAGAACGAAGAGCCATGCATGGAGAAACCTGTACGGCCGACTGCTGCCAATGTCTTTCCTATCGGTGGTGAATTTCGCTCGGATACTATTTATAAACAAAGCTATTTGCAATCGGCTATCGTTGAACGAGTGGAACCTGTTATTCCTTGCAATGCTATCTCGAAACCTGATGGCAAAATTTCAACAGATACAACAAGCAAA TTGAGTTACCTACCGGTCCAAAGCGAAAGACGTTTGCCGATATTACCTCGAAGCAGAAACATGATAGGCGATGGTCTAATGCAATCCGAAACTACCAACCGTTGCGATTTTGTGGAAAAAATTACGTTACGACCGGATCTCATTATTCCATGTGATAATCTTCGAAGCCCAGATACACCTATTGACGACAGGACTACAACGAAACTATCTTACGCGAAACCTGGGCCAATAGAATGGGTTAAAAGCTTTAAACCTGTCGTTCAGTATCAGAG ATCTGAAAAAATTGAATATGACACTATAAACAAACTATCGTATCAGTCTTGGACTCCACTTCCCAAGGAACATATACCATGGGCATCTAAAGAAAAATATCAACCACCTTTAGACCCTATGTGTGCTGATACTATTTACCAAGTCAGTTATCCCGCACCCGGATATTACGAAGATACTTGTATGCCAGCTGATTGCGAATGTTTGGATTTCAAATACGATAATCTCCCGGCACAAATATGTGAAACTGTGACGTGTGAATGA
- the Stat92E gene encoding signal transducer and transcription activator Stat92E, translated as MSLWAKAQQLPQDALQEVRSVYGEHFPIEVRHFLSSWIEEKMWTDIEPDNPQYEQYIATLVRSLIQELETKAASLNTDDMFLTKLKLMEAAKNFRQRYTHNPTALFRIIRHCLGTEMKLVSQVENLGGALMSMAGGKVGLISDAIAEIAQHVESLRRRTQETGEDLRKMEQEQEAFAISYHECTKLNAHLQHLATQPQNQQNLDMEKKIRRQKEQQEQLLNHKVAGLMQLRLTLADKLKDTITRLNSLQSRVLDDELIRWKRDQQLAGNGALFNSNLDSIQEWCESLAELIWLNRQQIKEAERLKQKFALEPPGMQDILPTLNAQITQLLSSLVTSTFIIEKQPPQVMKTNTRFTSTVRLLVGGKLNVHMTPPQVKVSIISEAQANALLKSDKMAKNGEASGEILNNTGTMEYHQATRQLSVSFRNMQLKKIKRAEKKGTESVMDEKFSLLFQSQFSVGGGELVFAVWTLSLPVVVIVHGNQEPHAWATVTWDNAFAEPGRVPFAVPDKVPWGQVAEALNVKFKSATGRSLTEDNLRFLAEKAFRGGNASGQDYSSLLLSWAQFCKEPLPERNFTFWEWFYAVMKLTREHLKSQWMDGYILGFVRKRQAEEMLASCASGTFLMRFSDSELGGVTIAWVGDQTEVFMLQPFTSKDFAIRSLADRVSDLQHLLYLYPDISKDQAFSKYYTPFTENQSTSANGYVKPFLVTHVPGWGGPGVGGQTPSHSSVVGVGSSGQSGPGGSYPATPSTIFQAHSPDPSVTRDTPSVASSYAPGLGQSSVGRTNPDMDYVELMGHSELPSIDENLNLDHFTFSEFIQSYNTKPQ; from the exons ATGTCACTGTGGGCAAAAGCACAACAATTACCACAAGATGCATTGCAAGAAGTACGTTCAGTTTATGGAGAACATTTTCCAATTGAGGTCCGACACTTTTTATCTTCTTGGATAGAAGAAAAAATGTG gACTGATATAGAACCTGATAATCCACAATATGAACAATATATAGCTACTCTTGTGAGATCTCTAATTCAAGAATTAGAAACTAAGGCAGCTTCATTAAACACAGATGACAtgtttttaacaaaattaaaattaatggaAGCTGCAAAAAATTTTCGT CAGAGATATACACATAATCCTACAGCGTTATTTAGAATAATTAGACATTGCCTAGGAACAGAAATGAAATTAGTATCTCAAGTAGAGAATTTAGGAGGTGCATTAATGAGTATGGCAGGAGGAAAAGTAGGATTGATTAGTGATGCTATAGCTGAAATAGCCCAACATGTTGAGTCTTTGCGACGTAGAACTCAAGAAACTGGAGAAGATTTGCGAAAAATGGAGCAAGAACAGGAGGCATTTGCTATTAGTTATCACGAATGTACTAAGCTAAATGCACATCTTCAACATCTTGCAACGCAACCACAAAATCAACAAAATTTAGATATGGAGAAAAAAATTAGaag GCAAAAAGAGCAACAAGAACAATTACTGAACCATAAAGTAGCAGGTTTAATGCAATTACGACTGACATTAGCTGACAAACTGAAGGATACTATTACTAGATTAAACAGCTTGCAATCTAGAGTCTTAGACGATGAACTTATTAG ATGGAAAAGAGATCAACAACTAGCAGGAAATGGCGCGCTATTTAACAGCAATTTGGATTCTATTCAAGAATGGTGTGAAAGCTTAGCTGAATTAATTTGGCTTAATCGTCAACAAATTAAAGAAGCAGAACGTTTAAAGCAAAAATTTGCGTTAGAACCACCAGGAATGCAAGATATTCTTCCTACTTTAAATGCCCAAATTACACAGTTACTTAGTTCGTTAGTTACAAGTACATTCATCATAGAAAAACAACCACCGCAAGTAATGAAAACTAATACTCGTTTTACAAGTACAGTACGCTTGCTTGTTGGCGGAAAATTGAATGTTCACATGACTCCTCCTCAAGTTAAGGTGAGCATTATCAGTGAAGCTCAAGCAAATGCTTTATTAAAGAGCGATAAAATGGCAAAGAATGGAGAAGCTAGcggtgaaattttaaataatacggGGACAATGGAATATCATCAG GCAACAAGACAACTTTCTGTAAGCTTTCGTAATATGCAGTTAAAAAAGATCAAAAGAGCagaaaaaaaaggaacggaATCTGTGATGGATGAAAAATTTTCCCTTCTCTTTCAATCGCAATTTAGCGTTGGGGGAGGTGAATTGGTATTCGCAGTTTGGACTCTAAGTTTACCAGTTGTAGTAATTGTACATGGAAATCAAGAACCACACGCATGGGCTACAGTTACATGGGATAATGCATTTGCTGAACCTGGAAGAGTACCATTTGCAGTGCCTGATAAAGTTCCATGGGGTCAAGTAGCTGAAGCATTAAATGTTAAATTTAAATCTGCGACAGGTCGTTCATTAACGGAAGATAATTTACGATTTCTCGCGGAAAAAGCGTTTCGCGGTGGTAATGCAAGTGGGCAAGACTACTCTAGTTTGCTTTTGAGTTGGGCACAGTTTTGCAAAGAGCCATTACCAGAAAGAAATTTTACGTTTTGGGAATGGTTTTATGCTGTGATGAAATTAACCAGGGAGCATTTAAAAAGTCAATGGATGGACGGTTATATATTGGGATTTGTGAGAAAGAGACAAGCGGAAGAAATGTTGGCGAGTTGTGCGTCAGGAACATTTCTAATGCGTTTTTCAGATTCTGAACTTGGTGGTGTTACTATTGCTTGGGTTGGAg aTCAGACTGAAGTTTTCATGTTACAACCTTTCACGAGCAAAGATTTTGCGATACGTAGTTTAGCTGATCGTGTGTCCGATTTACAACACCTGCTTTATCTCTATCCAGACATATCGAAAGATCAAGCATTTTCTAAATATTACACGCCATTTACAG aAAATCAATCTACATCGGCAAATGGATATGTGAAACCGTTTTTGGTAACGCACGTACCTGGTTGGGGCGGGCCTGGTGTCGGTGGTCAAACACCGTCGCATTCCTCCGTAGTAGGAGTAGGAAGTAGCGGTCAAAGTGGTCCCGGTGGTAGTTATCCAGCAACACCATCAACTATATTTCAAGCGCACAGTCCAGATCCCTCTGTAACGCGTGATACTCCATCAGTGGCTTCCAG CTACGCTCCGGGCCTTGGCCAGTCAAGCGTTGGGCGAACAAATCCGGACATGGACTATGTGGAGTTGATGGGTCACAGCGAACTTCCCTCGATCGACGAAAATCTCAACTTGGATCACTTTACCTTCTCTGAGTTCATACAATCCTACAACACTAAGCCACAATAG